A region from the Halomarina litorea genome encodes:
- a CDS encoding 50S ribosomal protein L11: MGGTIEVLVPGGEANPGPPLGPELGPTPVDVQAVVSEINEQTAAFDGTEVPVTVTYEDDGSFEIDVGVPPTAALVKDELGFETGSGRPQSEFVADMSIEQLKTVAEQKLPDLLAYDTRGAALEVAGTCVSLGVTIEGEDARTFKQRVEDGEFDDELGEKTAAA; encoded by the coding sequence ATGGGAGGTACCATCGAAGTGCTCGTCCCCGGTGGCGAGGCCAACCCCGGACCGCCGCTCGGTCCGGAACTCGGCCCGACGCCCGTGGACGTGCAGGCTGTCGTGAGCGAGATCAACGAGCAGACGGCGGCGTTCGACGGCACCGAGGTTCCCGTCACCGTCACCTACGAGGACGACGGGAGCTTCGAGATCGACGTCGGTGTGCCGCCGACGGCGGCACTCGTCAAGGACGAACTCGGCTTCGAGACCGGCAGCGGTCGGCCGCAGTCGGAGTTCGTCGCGGACATGTCCATCGAACAGCTGAAGACCGTCGCCGAGCAGAAGCTGCCCGACCTGCTCGCCTACGACACGCGCGGGGCCGCCCTCGAGGTGGCCGGCACGTGCGTCTCGCTGGGCGTGACCATCGAGGGCGAGGACGCGCGCACGTTCAAACAGCGCGTCGAGGACGGCGAGTTCGACGACGAACTCGGCGAGAAGACGGCCGCCGCGTAA
- a CDS encoding VNG_1110C family protein: MSDAGRFRDSTQIVLPRGSLEGLKADLDREFVLSFVERADTTRIIGSPVEIKGASEWLTRQGVAVP; this comes from the coding sequence ATGAGCGACGCCGGACGGTTCCGCGACAGCACGCAGATCGTCCTCCCACGCGGAAGCCTCGAGGGACTCAAGGCGGACCTCGATCGGGAGTTCGTCCTCTCGTTCGTCGAGCGTGCCGACACCACCCGGATCATCGGCAGTCCCGTCGAGATCAAGGGCGCGAGCGAGTGGCTCACCCGGCAGGGCGTCGCCGTCCCCTGA
- a CDS encoding OBG GTPase family GTP-binding protein — translation MGLEEEIEAIEEEIANTPYNKSTEAHIGRLKSKLAQKKEKLENQSSAGGGQGYAVEKTGDATVALVGFPSVGKSTLLNALTNAESEVGEYEFTTLNVNPGMLQYNGANIQLLDVPGLIEGAAVGRGGGREVLSVVRTADLVLFVLSVFDIDHYDQLQKELYYNKIRLDTSPASVSVSKKHKGGIKLTTSGDVGLDDDTIKSVLREYDYINADVTVREELDIDRLVDALMDNRVYLPSIVAVNKADLIDEDYLQTVYEQLRERDIDPEEAVFISAEEQKGLESLKESIWEALGLMRIYMDKPGRGVDYEEPLVLERGSTIEGACEKLGGDFKERFRFARVSGPSAKHDEQQVGMEHELADEDVLRLTVTR, via the coding sequence ATGGGACTTGAGGAGGAGATCGAGGCCATCGAGGAGGAGATAGCCAACACTCCCTACAACAAGTCCACCGAGGCGCACATCGGTCGGCTGAAGTCGAAACTCGCCCAGAAGAAAGAGAAACTGGAGAACCAGTCCTCGGCGGGCGGCGGACAGGGCTACGCCGTCGAGAAGACCGGCGACGCCACCGTCGCCCTCGTCGGGTTCCCCTCCGTGGGCAAGTCGACGCTCCTGAACGCGCTCACCAACGCCGAGAGCGAGGTGGGCGAGTACGAGTTCACGACGCTGAACGTCAACCCCGGAATGCTCCAGTACAACGGGGCGAACATCCAGCTACTCGACGTCCCCGGCCTCATCGAGGGCGCGGCCGTCGGGCGCGGGGGCGGGCGGGAGGTGCTCTCCGTGGTGCGGACCGCCGACCTCGTCCTGTTCGTCCTCTCGGTGTTCGACATCGACCACTACGACCAGTTGCAGAAGGAACTGTACTACAACAAGATTCGACTGGACACCTCCCCCGCCAGCGTCAGCGTCTCGAAGAAACACAAAGGAGGCATCAAACTCACCACCAGCGGCGACGTGGGCCTCGACGACGACACCATCAAGAGCGTCCTGCGCGAGTACGACTACATCAACGCGGACGTCACCGTCCGCGAGGAACTCGACATCGACCGCCTCGTGGACGCCCTCATGGACAACCGCGTCTACCTCCCCTCCATCGTCGCGGTGAACAAGGCCGACCTCATCGACGAGGACTACCTCCAGACCGTCTACGAGCAGTTGCGCGAGCGCGACATCGACCCCGAGGAGGCCGTCTTCATCAGTGCGGAAGAGCAGAAGGGGCTGGAGAGCCTCAAGGAGTCCATCTGGGAGGCGCTCGGCCTCATGCGCATCTACATGGACAAGCCCGGACGCGGGGTGGACTACGAGGAACCGCTCGTCCTCGAACGCGGGTCCACCATCGAGGGCGCCTGCGAGAAACTCGGCGGGGACTTCAAGGAGCGGTTCCGCTTCGCGCGCGTCTCCGGCCCCAGCGCGAAACACGACGAACAGCAGGTCGGGATGGAACACGAACTCGCCGACGAGGACGTCCTCCGACTGACCGTCACTCGATGA
- a CDS encoding TIGR04206 family protein codes for MSTGSDEESPFWSPGFDPRAARRLLLLVALAFVPWTVILGPDLTLVFPFGLVNDNPWFLVRVDDYLRLSSYGRFAFIDAWLIGAGLYAVALLSALGGVAGVEDRRLTGGLLVFAGVSQFPLALGFSRRTGYVGLPVGSLFLLAAAWWLYWSDVRAWVGARVE; via the coding sequence ATGAGTACGGGATCGGACGAGGAGTCCCCGTTCTGGTCGCCCGGCTTCGACCCGCGCGCCGCCCGACGCCTCCTCTTGCTCGTCGCCCTGGCGTTCGTCCCGTGGACGGTCATCCTCGGACCGGACCTGACGCTCGTCTTCCCGTTCGGCCTCGTCAACGACAACCCGTGGTTCCTCGTCCGCGTCGACGACTACCTCCGGCTCTCGTCGTACGGCCGCTTCGCCTTCATCGACGCGTGGCTCATCGGGGCAGGCCTGTACGCCGTCGCCCTCCTGAGCGCGCTCGGCGGGGTGGCCGGCGTCGAGGACCGACGGCTCACGGGCGGATTGCTCGTGTTCGCGGGGGTGAGCCAGTTCCCCCTCGCGCTGGGGTTCTCCCGGCGGACGGGCTACGTCGGCCTGCCCGTCGGGAGCCTCTTCCTCCTCGCCGCGGCATGGTGGCTCTACTGGTCAGACGTGCGTGCGTGGGTGGGCGCGCGCGTGGAGTGA
- a CDS encoding VOC family protein codes for MHAILDHVMMRVEDLDASLEWYTTHLDYEEKGRWEADTFTNVFLGPEEMHDEGALLELTYNHDDRTYEQGDAWGHIAVRTDDVYDAYEELMDEGVEDYRDPDSCGGRYAFVTDPDGHEIEIVQRDHGVEWSLDHTMMRVEDADAAIGWYTRKLEYDLFRREEFEDFALYFLKPEDAADEAMSVELTYNYDGSTYDIGDSWGHVAVRTDDLDDAWETLMTRHAEDYRDPESCDHNYAFTKTNDGHEIEVVTR; via the coding sequence ATGCACGCGATTCTCGACCACGTCATGATGCGCGTGGAGGATCTGGACGCCAGCCTCGAGTGGTACACCACGCACCTCGACTACGAGGAGAAGGGCCGCTGGGAGGCCGACACCTTCACGAACGTCTTCCTCGGGCCCGAGGAGATGCACGACGAGGGGGCGCTCCTCGAACTCACGTACAACCACGACGACCGGACCTACGAGCAGGGTGACGCGTGGGGCCACATCGCCGTCCGAACCGACGACGTCTACGACGCCTACGAGGAACTGATGGACGAGGGTGTGGAGGACTACCGCGACCCCGACTCCTGTGGTGGGCGCTACGCGTTCGTGACGGACCCCGACGGCCACGAGATCGAGATCGTCCAGCGCGACCACGGTGTGGAGTGGAGCCTCGACCACACGATGATGCGCGTCGAGGACGCCGACGCCGCCATCGGCTGGTACACCCGCAAGCTGGAGTACGACCTCTTCCGCCGCGAGGAGTTCGAGGACTTCGCGCTGTACTTCCTCAAACCCGAGGACGCCGCCGACGAAGCGATGAGCGTCGAACTCACGTACAACTACGACGGCAGCACGTACGACATCGGCGACTCGTGGGGTCACGTCGCCGTCCGGACGGACGACCTCGACGACGCGTGGGAGACGCTGATGACCCGCCACGCCGAGGACTACCGCGACCCCGAGTCCTGCGATCACAACTACGCCTTCACGAAGACGAACGACGGCCACGAGATAGAAGTCGTCACGCGGTAG